TTTAGTTCCTAAAAAAGAACCAAATTCTTTTCGTCTTATTCACAATTTATCTTATCCTAAATTCAGTTCCTTAAAcgatgagatggaaaaaaataaagccagTGTAAAATACTCCTCATTTGATCAAGCTTTGTCTTTTTTACAAAAAGCAGGCCGCAATTCTCTTCTTGCCAAAGCTGACATTAAATCTGCTTTCAGACTACTACCTATAAACCCCATCGGTTATAATTCTTTGGGTTTTTATTTTCTCGATAAATTCTTTTATGATATGGCCCTTCCCATGGGATTCACCCTATCTTGCTTTTATTTTGAGGCGTTTTCAACTTTTCTACACTGGGTTATGGATATTCACTCAGGTAGTGGATTTTTACTACATTATCtcgatgactttttatttataggtcGTGAAGATTCGGATGATTGTATGAATCTTCTGAATAGATTCATTGGTATAGCTAAATATTTCTGCATTCCATTAGCTGTAGATAAAACTGTCTATCCTACTACGAATCTCAAGTTTTTGGGCATAGATATAAATACAGTAACAATGGAATTTAGCATACCAATGGAAAAAATCCAGAATACTGTTCAACAATTAACTCTCATAtccggaaaagaaaaaattacGCTTAAACAACTTCAGTCTCTTTTAGGTTCTCTTAATTTTATTTCTCGTGTGATTCCCATGGGAAGGGTCTTTTCTAAAAGATTGTATGCTGCCACATCAGGTAAGTCCTCACCTCGATCCCATATTCGCATCACCAAACAACTAAAGGATGACATTTCAGTTTGGTTGCAATTTTTATGTGAATTTAACGGTCACACCATTTGGCAGGAAGAGTTTGTTGGCTCAGACACCTTGTCTCTTTATACAGATGCGTCTGGTGCTATTGGATATGGTGCTTATTTTGACAACTTTTGGTCTGCCGAACGTTGGCCTTTAAATTGGATTACTAATAACAAGTActcaaaaaatttggtttttctaGAATTATTTCCAGTTCTAGTTTCTCTAACAATTTGGTCCTCAGTGTTTCAGAATAAGAGAATTCTGCTAAGGTCGGACAATATGGGAGTagttttttccataaactgtttaACTTCAAAGTCTCCGTTAGTTTCTTCATTATTGCGTAAGATAGTTTTTCAAtgtctaaaatttaacatttggataaaagctagatttatttctgggAAAACTAATTATATTGCTGATTATTTGTCCCGACAGCGCTTCAAGGAATTCTTCTTAATGACACCTCGAGCTTCCCGAATGGGAATTCCTTGTCCAACTCATCTTTGGGAGATATCAGAGGATTAACTAATGAACTTATTTTTGGTTCATTAGCCAAGAATACATGGGCAGCATATTCTGCCGCATGGTTGGATTGGAAGCTTTTCtgcatatctcaaaaaatttcttacattgattttaatttagggaattttatcaaatttattatatatctttacAACAACGGTTTACAAGCCGATTCTATTTCTAAAAAATTATcgggcatttcttttttctttaaattaaaaGGCGAAAGCTCTATTCTGAATAATTTTATCATTAAACAAATGATTAAAGGTATCAAAAGAAAGTCAGTCCCCAATGTTAAGACCAGCCCTTTATCTATTGAATTGTTACAAAAGGTCATATGTAATTTAGTATTAGTTTGTTCTTCGGAATATGAAACCAATTTATTTTctgcagcattttctatagctttctttgctgctctaagattaagcgagattgctgcagacAATAAAATCTCAAATCCCCCATTATTGATGACAGACATAATTTTGAATAGTGATATTCTAAAGATTTATATCAAAAAATCCAAGACTGACCAATTTAGTAAAGGAGTTTGGTTGTGTTTGAGGAGTTATCCGATTAAATCTATTTGTCCAGTTGATAATATTACTAGATGGTTTCAGGTAAGGAAACCTGACTCCAATGCTTTATTTAACCACACTGATGGTTCCCATTTGTCTAAATTTCAATTCAATTTTGTATTTCATAAATGTCTCAATGATTTAGGTTACGTAAATTATAAACTTTCAGCACATTCATTTCGTATAGGTGCTGCAACCTTTGCAGAGCAATTTGGGTTTAGATAGTTCTGTTATTAAACGTATTGGTAGATGGAGGTCCAATTGCTATAAATGTTATATTCGGCCTAACCTTGTTGTTTATTGATTTTAGGACCTTCAAAAGTTGTATGGATTTTTGGGGATGAACTGATTCAATTGGCTGAGAGAAGATCTGCTTTTAGACATTCTACTGTTAATTTAGGTTATTCAGCAGAATTTTCCATAAACTGGTTTTCCTTTGCTGACCTTAAAATTTCTGATATCTTCAAGAATGTCAGCCTTATATATTCAAAAATGTCGAAACCTGACctgtttattttacatattggctcgtttgatttgggaaaaatcaaaacgcATTTGTTAATTTATGAATTAAAAGAATTGTTATGTAAAATATGCTACTTACTTGATGGTGTTGTACTCGTATTTTCTGACATCATCCCAAAATTTTCTTGGTTCAATTCTGAGTTATCCTTTCTGGAAACAATTAggaaaagaattaataaaaaaatggagatttatttGAAGGAAATTGGTCATGGCAATTACAGACATGTTGAATTAGAAGGATTCGTTAGAGGACTTTACCAAGAAAAGGATGATCAGCTTTCTGATATTGGATGTGATATATTCATTTCAGATTTGCAGAACATAATTGATAATGGTTTTTATTAAAGGCTTGCAATGTTTATTGGGCCACTTGTTTTTATGTGGCGTtgtggggttaagtcactctctgagtggactgagtgttatatggtttattggtttaaatatttacttatttatatttgagaataaattggattaaccagattataattaattggttaagtaataagcattgcggcctttaattacccaactaaataaataaagatatttgcttaaattctattttgagtgatgatttattctattttgtgaattggagcgtatgacatcatggagcgaaccatactgataatttcagtgtggtgagccatgatgacatggcacctaacattacagttaatatgttgattatattatttacttacctatgtgaagaatgggttaacccagatgctgtgggtgcttgcgctgatatcttcaaatttgattggagatcactttaactgccagtttgagaacctataaaagaacagaaaataacgattttggctcattcacgtaagtatttttcaagttccctccctcccttccctatttattttgtcgctttgcttattgacgggggttaagtcactctctgagtggactgagtgttatatggtttattggtttaaatatttacttatttatatttgagaataaattggattaaccagattataattaattggttaagtaataagcattgcggcctttaattacccaactaaataaataaagatatttgcttaaattctattttgagtgatgatttattctattttgtgaattggAGCGTATGACATCATAAGATCTATCTGTCTCGCCTGACACCCCTCTAAGAAAGCAGTGCAACATCAGCATTGTTTTAGTATAAGTgtcacaatattctaaatatcgacaaaataaaagttatgttttaaaataagtgtatgttctgtgCAATGTATGCATGCCTTGAAGAGCCGTTCGAGGGTGAATATATTTGCACTAaatgcaatcatgttgcatatttggaagcccagatcttggatctaaataagcagctgaaaatacttaggggcattgcaaaactagagagaggcttaga
The Bufo gargarizans isolate SCDJY-AF-19 chromosome 2, ASM1485885v1, whole genome shotgun sequence genome window above contains:
- the LOC122926617 gene encoding uncharacterized protein LOC122926617 isoform X1, which codes for MEDLLKQLIFRAESQGGEEWLRKCLQQGPDQQEELLLSSNPVCCAVPGASAELIDPPCDNFVRMREKPETRSPIKKRQRRDKRAYSPSQYAPPSKTKKTNLSSSRASRKIQRRHFQQHSTVTQEPSPASTVDHPPTSSASGPSKVVWIFGDELIQLAERRSAFRHSTVNLGYSAEFSINWFSFADLKISDIFKNVSLIYSKMSKPDLFILHIGSFDLGKIKTHLLIYELKELLCKICYLLDGVVLVFSDIIPKFSWFNSELSFLETIRKRINKKMEIYLKEIGHGNYRHVELEGFVRGLYQEKDDQLSDIGCDIFISDLQNIIDNGFY
- the LOC122926617 gene encoding uncharacterized protein LOC122926617 isoform X2 codes for the protein MGRVFSKRLYAATSGPSKVVWIFGDELIQLAERRSAFRHSTVNLGYSAEFSINWFSFADLKISDIFKNVSLIYSKMSKPDLFILHIGSFDLGKIKTHLLIYELKELLCKICYLLDGVVLVFSDIIPKFSWFNSELSFLETIRKRINKKMEIYLKEIGHGNYRHVELEGFVRGLYQEKDDQLSDIGCDIFISDLQNIIDNGFY